Within Streptomyces antibioticus, the genomic segment GTCGGTGAGCCACGACGGCGAGGGCATCTACGGCGGCCAGGCGGTCGCGGCCGGAGTGGCGGCGGCGATGGCGGGCGCCCCGCCGAGCGCCGTGATCGCCTCCGCGCTGGCCGTCGTCCCCGAGGACTCCTGGACGGCCCGCTCGCTGCGCCGGGCCGTGGCGGTCGCCCACCGCGGCGAACGCGCCGTCCGCTCCGCCGTCGTCATCGGCGGCTACCCCTGGACCGACCTCGCCCCCGAGGCCGTGGCCCTCGCCTTCGGCGCGTACGCGTCGGCCGACGGCGACTTCACCCAGGCCGTCCTCACCGCCGTCAACATGGGCCGCGACGCCGACACCACGGCGGCGGTCGCGGGCGCGCTGGCCGGGGCCACCCAGGGGGTCGCCGCCGTCCCGGCCCACTGGGCGGCGGCGATCGGACCGGCGCGCGGCACCTGTCTGCCGTCGATGGCCGGACACCACGTCCTGGACGTGGCCGAACTGCTGGTGCCGGGCGAGGGCGGCAAGTGGGGCGAGGGCGTGGTCGCGGAGGACCTCGTCTCCAGCCTGCTGCCGCCCGCCCCGGCGGCCCCGGCCCCGGCTTCGGCTTCGGCCCCCGAGAAGGAGAGCGTCCGATGAGACCACCGGGACCCTGGGACGAGGGCACGACGGCGCAGCCGCAGGGCGGCACCCTCACGGAGGAGCCGCGGACACCGGCGGTCACCGAGAACACCACCGCACCCGCACCCGTCCCGCCGCGCCCCCACCGCATCCGCGGCCTTCTCCTCGGGCTGGCCGCCGGTGACGCCGCCGGCTGGCCGGCCGCCCGGCACCGCGCCGCCCGGATGCCCGAGTGGACCCGCCGCCTCACCCGCGAACTCGACACCTTCGCCGAGCAGAACGCCACCACCACGCTCCCCGTCCCCATCGCCCTCAACCAGCCCCCCGAGCCGCTCCGCCTCGGCCCCTCCGACGACGCCGAGTGGGCCGCGTTCGCGGCGGAGGCCGTCCTGCGGGCCGGCGACGACACCGTCCTCGGCGACCTCGGCCGGGAACGCCGGATGCGCGCCGCCATCGACCTCACCTGGAACGCCGTCGCGAGCGAGGTCGCGGCCGCCGCCGACCGGGCCCCGGAGATCGAGTCCGCGGTGCTGCCGCTGCGCGCCCGGATCTCCGTACGGGCCGGGCTCGGCAACCTCGCCGCGGGACTGCGCCCGCCCGCCACCGGCCACGACAACCCGCACTTCTTCGACGACGCGGCCTGCGTACGCGCCTGCGTCCTCGCCGTCGCCCACCCCGGCGACCCCCGACTCGCCGCCGAACTCGCCGAGTTCGACGCCCGCTACACCCAGGACGGCGACGGTGTGCACGGGGCCCGCGCGATGGCCGCCGCGCTCGCCATGGCCCTGGCCGGCGCGGACCCCGGGAGCTGTGCGGACGCGGCCCTCGCCGAACTGCCCGAGGGCACGGAGATCGGCCGCAACGCCCGGCACGCGCTGGCGCTGGCGCGCGCCGCCGACAGCGCCTTCGCGCTGGTCCCGCTCCTGGAGCACCAGATCGTCGACCACGTCTACAGCTACGGCATCGCGGCCGCCGAGACGGTCCCGGTGGCCCTCGCCCTGGCGCTGGCCTCCGGCGGCCGGGTCGCCGAGGCCGTCCCGGCGGCGGCCTGTCTGTCCCGGGTGGCGGACTCCGCCCCGGCGCTGGCGGGCGCCCTCACCGGCGCGCTGGGCGGCGGTGACGCGATCCCCGCCTCCTGGCGGGACGCCTGCCGCACCCTGTCCGGCTGTGCGCTCCCCCGGCTCACCGGCACCGACCTGGTGGAACTCGCCGAACTGCTGGAAGCGGCACAACCGGCCCCACCAGGAGGATGATTCGGGGCATGACGCCCAAAGCAGCAGAAAGCCCTGAGGCGGGTCTCGACGAACGGATCACCGGCGCCCTGGTCGGCGCGGCCGTCGGCGACGCGCTCGGCGGCCCGGTCGAGGGCTACTCCCCCGACCAGATCACCGAGCGGCACGGCGGCCGCGTCCACGGCATCGTCGGCCCCTGGAACGGCGACGCCTGGCGCACCGCCCGCCCCATCGCCCCGTACCACAAGGGCGACGGCCACGTCACCGACGACACCTTGATGACCCACGCGCTGATCAGGGTCTACGCCACGGTCCGCGACCACCTCGACGCGTACGCGATCGCCGACCACCTGGTCCCCGACCTGATGACCAACCCCCGCTGGATCCCGGAACTGGAGGCGGAGGCGCTCCCCCTCCAGCGGATCTTCCTCGCGGAGAAGTGGCTCGTCGCGCGCCTCCACTACGGCCATGTCGACCCCCGCGAGGCGGGCAACGGCAACATCGTCAACTGCGGTGCGGCGATGTACATGGCGCCCGTCGGCCTGGTCAACGCGGCCGATCCGGCGGGCGCGTACGCCGAGGCGCTGGACGTCGCGGGCGCCCACCAGTCCTCCTACGGCCGGGAGGCGGCGGGCGTCTTCGCGGCGGCGGTCGCGGCGGCCTGCGCCCCGGGCGCCACCGTCGACTCGGTGGTGGCGGCCTGCCTGGCCCTGGCGAAGGACGGCACCCGCGCCGCGATCGAGGCGGTCTGCGAAGAGGCGTCCCGCCACCGGGACTTCGAGTCGGCCCTGCTCCCGCTGCGCCGGGCCGTGACGCCGTACGACACCGTGGGCCCCGACTACCGCCGGCCCTCCCTCGGCGCCCGCCGCCCCTCCCGGCTGCACGCGATCGAGGAACTCCCCGTCGCGCTGGGCATGGTGGTGGTCGCGGCGGGCGACTACCGGCACGCCGTGCTCGGCGCGGTCAACTACGGCCGTGACTGCGACTCGATCGCCACGATGGCCGGGGCGCTGGCCGGCGCCCTCGGCTCCCCCGTCCCGGACGAGTGGTCGAAGCGGGTGGCGGAGGCCAACCGGCTCGACCTGTGGGAGCCCGCCCGCACCCTCGCCGAGGTCACCCGGCAGATCTTCGCCCGGGACACCGAGGCGCACCGGGCCCGCGAGGCGGCCTTCGCCACCCTCCTCGGAGGCCCGGGATGCTCCGCCTGACCTGGGTCCAGCCGGAGGACCTCCTCGGCCACGAACTCCGCCAGGCCGCCGAGGACGGCCGTGAGCCCTGGGCGATCGCCGCCCGCTGGCGGGCCGCGGGCGGCCCGCAGGCACCGGCCCGCGCGGGCGCCTCCGCCCACCGGGTCTCCGGCTATCTGCGGCAGCTCGCCGAGGACCTGCTGGACGAACTGGCCGACCTGCCGAGCGGACTGGCCGACGACGAACCGACCGAACTGGACGCCATCCGCCGTCTCTGCGCCCCCGCCTACCACCGCACCGGCTCCCCCGCGGCCGCCCCGGCGGGACCCGACCGGTCCGCGCTGGAGGCCGCCTGGACGGGCCGGGCCGTCGGCTGTCTCCTCGGCAAACCCGTGGAGAAACTCCCGCTGCACGCCATCCGCGCCCTCGCCCGCGCCGCCGGCAACTGGCCGCTCGGCGACTACTTCACCGCCCGGGGCGTCCCCGACCACCTTCTGGAGGAACATCCCTGGAACCGCCGCTCGGCATCGACCTCCCTCGCTGAGAACATCGACGGCATGCCGGAGGACGACGACCTCAACTACCCCTTGCTGAATCTGCTGTTGCTCCAGCGCCACGGCCGCGCGTTCGGCACCGACGACGTGGCGCGGCTCTGGCTGGACGAACTCCCCGCGGGCCGCACCTTCACCGCCGAACGCGTCGCCTACCGCAATCTGCTCTCCGGCATCGAACCCCCGCACACCGCCCGCCACCGCAACCCGTTCCGCGAATGGATCGGCGCCCTCATCCGCGCCGACGTCCACGGCTGGACCAACCCCGGCGACCCGGCCGCCGCGGCCGAACAGGCGTACCGCGACGCCGCCTTGACCCACACCGCCAACGGCGTCTACGCGGCGATGTTCACGGCGGCCGTCATCGCGGCCGCGGCCACGGGGGCCCACGACGTGCACACGTGTCTGCGCGCCGGGCTCTCCGTGATCCCGCCCCGCTCCCGCCTGGCCCGCGCGGTCACCCACGCCGTCCGACTGGCCGAGACCCACGCCGACTTCGACACGGTCGTGGACGAACTCCACACCACGCACAAGGCCGCCCACTGGGTGCACGCCGTGCCCAACACCGCCCTGATCGCCGCCGCCCTCACCCACGCCGACGGCGACTTCACCGGCTCGGTGTGCCGCGCGGTGTCCGGCGGCTGGGACACCGACTCCAACGGCGCCACCGCGGGCAGCGTCGCCGGTCTCCTCGCCGGCCGGCCCGCCGCCCTCCCCGACCGCTGGACGGCCCCGCTCAAGAACCGACTGGCCACCTCCGTCGCCGGTTTCGACGGCACCGGCTTCGACACCCTCGCCCATCTCACCTGGTCCCTCACCCCCCGGGAGGCGTCCCGCCCATGACCGACATCGTCGTGCTCGGCAGCACGAACATGGACCTCGTCGCGTACGTCGAGAAGGCCCCGCAGCGCGGGGAGACCGTCACCGGACGGGAGTTCCGCACGATCCCCGGCGGCAAGGGCGCCAACCAGGCGATCGCCGCGGCCCACGCGGGCGGCATCGTCTCGATGATCGGAGCGGTCGGCAACGACTCCTTCGGCGCCCGGCTGCGCTCCACCCTGGAGCACTCCGGGGTGAACACCGACCATCTGCGCACGGTCGAATCCCCCTCCGGCACCGCGCACATCGTCGTGGACGACGAGGGCGGCAACGCGATCGTCGTCGTCCCCGGCGCCAACGGCACCGTCGACCACCTCGCCCCCGGCGACGAGGGCCTGATCGCCTCCGCCGACGCGCTGCTGCTCCAGTTGGAGGTCCCGCTCGCCGCGGTCGTCGCGGGCGCGGAGGCGGCCCGCGCCCATGGCGTCCGGACGATCCTCACCCCCGCCCCCGCCCGGCCGCTGCCGCCCGAACTCCTCGCCGCCGTCGACCTGCTGGTCCCCAACGAGCACGAGGCCACCGCCCTCACCGGCCGCACCGACCCGCGCGAGGCGGCCGCGGCCCTGCTGGAGAGCGTGCCGGAGGTCGTGATCACGCTCGGCGCGGCCGGCAGCCTCTATCTGGCGCGCGGCGCCGACCCCGTCGAGGTGCCCGCGCCCCGGGTCACCGCCGTCGACTCCACCGGCGCGGGCGACACCTTCGTCGGCGCGCTCGCGGTGGCCCGCGGCGAGGATCTGCCCATGCGGGAGGCCCTGGCCTGGGCGGCCGCGGCGGCGGCGCTCTCCGTGCAGCGGCCCGGCGCGTCCGCCGCGATGCCGTACCGCTCCGAGATCGACAAGCAGTACGCGTCATGACCGGGCCCGCCGCCACGACCCCGCCGGCCGGCCCTCCCACCAGCCCGCCTGACGGCCCGCTGACCGGGCTGCGCGTCCTCGATCTGGCCACCCTCTTCGCCGGACCCATGGCCGCCACCCTGCTCGGCGACTTCGGCGCGGAGGTGATCAAGGTCGAGCACCCGGAGCGGCCCGACCCGTCCCGCGGGCACGGCCCGTCCAAGGACGGCGTCGGCCTGTGGTGGAAGCACCTCGGCCGCAACAAGCGCACGATCACGCTGAACCTCTCCACCCCCGGCGGCCGCGCCACCCTGCTGCGGCTCGCCGCGAGCGCCGATGTGATCGTGGAGAACTTCCGCCCCGGCACCCTGGAGAAGTGGGACCTCGGCTGGGAGGAGCTGTCGGCCGCCAACCCGCGGCTCGTCCTCACCCGGGTCACCGGCTTCGGCCAGTTCGGCCCCTACGCCCACCGGCCCGGCTTCGGCACCCTCGCCGAGGCGATGAGCGGCTTCGCCGCGATCACCGGCGAACCGGACGCGCCCCCGGTCCTGCCGCCGTTCGGACTCGCCGACTCCATCGCGGGCCTGGCCACCGCCTACGCCGTGATGACCGCCCTGGCCGCCCGCGACCGCACCGGCGAGGGCCAGGTCGTGGACATGGCCCTCATCGAACCGATCCTGATGGTCCTCGGCCCCCATCTGCTCTGGTACGACCAGCTCGGCCATGTGCAGAAACGCACCGGCAACCGCTCCGCGAACAACGCCCCGCGCAACACCTACCGCACCGCCGACGGCACCTGGGTCGCCGTCTCCACCTCGGCGCAGTCGGTCGCCGAACGCGTGTTGCGGCTGGTCGGACGCCCCGAGCTGATCGACGAACCGTGGTTCGCGACCGGCGCCGAACGCGCCGCCCACACCGACGTCCTGGACGAGGCGGTCGGCACCTGGATCGCCGCCCGCCCCCGCACCGAGGTGCTCGCCGCCTTCGAGAAGGCCGAGGCGGCCGTCGCCCCGGTCCAGGACGTCCGGGACGTGATGGCCGACCCCCAGTACCAGGCTCTCGGCACGATCGCCGCCGTGGACGACCCGGAGCTGGGCGCGCTGCGGATGCAGAACGTGCTCTTCCGGCTCTCCGCCACCCCCGGCGCGATCCGCTGGGCGGGCCGCCCGCACGGCGCCGACACCGAGTCCGTCCTGACCGAGCTAGGCCTGACGGGCGCCGACCTCGCGGCCCTGCGCGCGGAGGGCGCCCTGTGATCCCCACCCCGCTGACCTGGCTCTACGTCCCCGGGGACCGGCCGCACATCGTCAGCAAGGCGCTCACCTGCGGCGCCGACGTCGTCATCATCGACCTGGAGGACGCGGTCGCCCCCGACCGCAAGGAGTACGCCCGCGCGGCCACCGCCGAACGGCTCTCCGACCCCCAGCCGGTGCCGGTGCACGTCCGGGTCAACGCCCTCGACGGACCGCTGGCCGGCGCCGATCTGGACGCCGTCGCCGCCCTCCCCGGCGTCCGCGGGCTGCGGCTGCCCAAGGTGGTCTCCCCCGCCCAGATCACCCGGCTCGCGGAGCGGCTCGCCCCGGCGGGCGGCGGGGCCCCGCCCCTCTACGCCCTGCTGGAGAGCGCGCTGGGCGTCGAACACGCCTACCCCATCGCCGCCGCGCACCCGGCGCTGCGCGGGATCGCCCTCGGCGAGGCCGATCTCCGGGCCGACCTCGGGATCCGCGACGACGCGGGCCTGGACTGGTCGCGCTCGCGGGTGGTCGTCGCCGCGCGGGCCGCGGGCCTGAACCCGCCGCCGCAGTCCGTGCACCCCGACACCCGGGACCTCAACGGGCTCGCCGCGTCCTGCGCCCACGGCCGCACCCTCGGCTTCCTGGGCCGCGCCGCGATCCACCCCCGGCAGCTCCCGATCATCGAGCGGGCCTATCTGCCCACCGAACAGGAGCTGGAGGAGGCGGAGACCGTCGTCAAGGCGGCGGCCGTGGAGCCGGGCGCGCAGGCCCTGCCGGACGGCAGGTTCATCGACGCGGCGGTGGTCGCGGCGGCCCACCGCACCCTGTCCCTGGCCCGCCGACGCTGACCCGCGCACCGTGTACGACAAGGGCGCCCGGGGTGACCCCGGGCGCCCTGTGCGTCGTACGACCGCGTCGGCTCAGCTCTTCTTGCCGGCGGACTCGGTCTCGTCGGCGGTCTTGTCCGCGGTGTCGTCGGCGGCCTCGGACTTCTCCTCGTCCTTGAGGGCCGCCTCGGTGCCGGACTCGGCGGCGGCGCCGGACTCGGACTCGGCCTTCGCGTCGGCCGGCTCCTCGGACTTCACGGACTCGCCGTCGGTCCCCGCGTCGGAGCCGTCCTCGGCGGCGCCCGGCTCCACGATCTCCTCGCGGCCCGGCCGCTTCTTCGCCGACACCACGATGTACGTCACCGCCAGCACGAACACCACGATCGCGGTCCAGACGTTCAGCCGCAGGCCCAGGACGTGGTGGGCGTCGTCGATCCGCATGTACTCGATCCACCCGCGCCCGGCGCAGTACGCGGCGACGTACAGCGCGAACGCCCGCCCGTGCCCGAGCTTGAAGCGGCGGTCGGCCCAGATGACGAGCAGGGCGACACCGATGCACCACAGCGACTCGTACAGGAACGTCGGGTGGTAGTACCCGGGCAGCCGGCCGTCGGTCGAGGACGTGATGTGCAGGGCCCACGGCAGGTCGGTCGCCTTGCCGTACAGCTCCTGGTTGAACCAGTTGCCCCAGCGGCCGATCGCCTGGGCGAGCGCGATACCGGGCGCGATGGCGTCGGCGTACGCGGGCAGGGCGATGCCCCGGCGGCGGCAGCCGATCCAGGCGCCCACCGCGCCGAGCGCGATCGCGCCCCAGATACCGAGGCCGCCCTCCCAGACCTTGAAGGCGTCCACCCAGTCACGGCCCTCGCTGAAGTACAGCTCGTAGTCCGTGATCACGTGGTAGAGGCGGCCGCCGACGAGGCCGAAGGGCACCGCCCAGACGGCGATGTCGGCGACCGTCCCGGCCCGCCCGCCCCGGGCGATCCAGCGCCTGTTGCCGAGCCAGACCGCGACGAAGACGCCGATGATGATGCAGAACGCGTAGCCGCGCAGCGGAATGGGGCCGAGGTACAGCACCCCGCGCGACGGGCTGGGAATGTAGGCAAGTTCCATGGCAGGGTCGACGCTACCGTGCCGGACCGGGCGCACGGCGGGCAGCCCGGCTACGGCTCCATAACGGGCGGGTGAGAAAACCTCTCACCCCCGCCCGCCCGCGCTCACCCCTGGTTGGCCTCCTCCACCATCTGCTTCAGCTTCGCCGGGGTCATCGACTGGTCCTGGTAGATGTTCTTGCCGTTGAACAGGACGGTGGGGGTACCGCCGAAGCGGCCGTCCTGGAACGCCTGGTTGGACTTCGCGACCCAGCTGTTGTGCGTGCCCTTCTCGACACACGTACGGAACTCGGGGGTGTCGAGGCCGTCGACCTTGCCGGCCAGCTCGATCAGCTTGTCGTTCTCCGCGAACGCGTCGTCGGTTTCCTCGGGCTGGTTCTCGAAGAGCACGTCGTGGTAGGCGGGGAACTTCCCGGCGTTCTGCGCGCAGGCCGCGGCGTTGGCCGCGTTGCGCGAGCCGCTGCCGCCCATGTTGCCGTCGATCAGGGTCACCAGGTGGTACTCGACTCTGAGCTGTCCGGACTCGGTCAGCTCATGGATCGTCGGCCGGTACGCCGCCTCGAACGCCTTGCAGGCCGGGCAGCGGAAGTCCTCCCACACGGTGAGCGTGGACTTGGCGTCGTCCTTGCCGACGGGGATCGCCAGGGCGTCCTTGCCCTGGGCCCCCGAGGGGGCGACGACCGGACCCGCGTCCGCGCTGTCGTCGTCCTTCCCGGCGTTGGCGGCGACGATGCCGATCACGGCGGCCAGGCCCAGCACGCAGACGACGCTCGCGGCGACGATCAGGGTGCGCCGCCGCCGCTCCGCGGCCTTCTGCTTCTCGCGCTCCGCCGCCAGCCGCTCCCGGGCGTTGCGCTTTCCGTCACGATTCTTCTCGCTCACACCCCCAGAACGAACCGGGGAGGCGCATTGCGCCTCCCCGGTCCCAGGTCCACCCGTACGGGTGACCGTGTCCTTCACACCGCCCGGCTCACACCGCCCGGCTCACACCTGGCGGCGCACGCCCTTGGCCAGATCGGCCGCGAGGTCGCGGACCGCCGCGATCCCGGCCGCGTGGTCCGGCGCGTCCAGCATCCGCTTGACGAAGGCCGAGCCGACGATCACCCCGTCGGCGAAGCCCGCCACCTCGGCGGCTTGCCGGGCGTCGGAGACGCCGAGGCCGACGCAGACGGGCAGGCCGCTGCCGGTGGCCCGGGTGCGTTCGACCAGGTCCTGGGCCTGCGCGCCGACCGACTCACGGGTGCCGGTGACGCCCATCAGCGAGGCGGCGTAGACGAAGCCGCTGCCCGCCGCGGTGATCGTGCCGAGCCGCTCGTCCTTGCTGCTCGGCGCGACCACGAAGACCGTCGCCAGGCCGTGCTTCTCGGCGTGCTCGCGCCACAGCGCCGACTCCTGCACCGGCAGGTCGGGCAGGATGCAGCCCGCGCCGCCCGCCTCGGCGAGTTCGGCGGTGAACCGCTCGACGCCGTAACGGTCGATCGGGTTCCAGTACGTCATCACGAGCACCGGCTTCCCGGTGGCCGTGTGCGCCTCGCGGACCGTCCGCAGCACGTCGGCGATCCGTACCCCGCCGCGCAGGGCGATGTCGTCGGCGGTCTGGATGACGGGGCCGTCCAGGACGGGGTCGCTGTGCGGCAGCCCCACCTCGACGACGTCGGCGCCGCCGTCGAAGACGGCCTTGATCGCCTCGATGCCGCCGTCCACGGTCGGGAACCCGGCCGGCAGATAGGCGATCAGCGCGGCCCGGTCCTCGGCCTTCGCCGCGGAGAGGGTGTCGCTCAACAGCCGGATGTTGCCGCTCACTTGGCGTCCCCCTCGATCTCGGCGGTGGCGGCCGCGTCGGCGGCGACCTCGGCGTCGGTGTCGTACAGCCCGAAGTAGCGGGCGGCGGTGTCCATGTCCTTGTCGCCGCGGCCGGACAGGTTGACCACGATCAGCCCGTCCGGGCCCAGTTCCCTGCCGACCTCCAGGGCGCCGGCCAGGGCGTGCGCGGACTCGATGGCCGGGATGATGCCCTCGGTGCGCGAGAGCAGGCGCAGCGCCTGCATGGCCGCGTCGTCGGTGACCGCGCGGTACTCACCGCGGCCGGAGTCCTTGAGGTAGGAGTGCTCGGGGCCGATGCCCGGGTAGTCCAGACCGGCCGAGATGGAGTACGGCTCGGTGATCTGGCCCTCGTCGTCCTGGAGGACGTAGGAGCGGGAGCCGTGCAGGATGCCGGGCTCGCCCGCGGTCAGGGTCGCCGCGTGCTCGCCGGTCTCGACGCCGTGTCCGGCCGGCTCGCAGCCGATCAGGCGCACCCCGGTGTCGGGGATGAAGGCGTGGAAGAGGCCGATGGCGTTGGAACCGCCGCCGACACAGGCGATCGCCGCGTCGGGCAGCCGTCCGGCGCTCTCCAGGATCTGGCGGCGGGCCTCGACGCCGATGACCCGGTGGAAGTCGCGGACCATCGCCGGGAAGGGGTGGGGACCGGCGACCGTGCCGAACAGGTAGTGGGTGTGGTCGACGTTCGCGACCCAGTCGCGGAACGCCTCGTTGATGGCGTCCTTGAGGGTGCGGCTGCCGGACTTCACCGCGACGACCTCGGCGCCCAGCATGCGCATCCGGGCCACGTTGAGGGCCTGGCGCTGCGTGTCGATCTCGCCCATGTAGATGGTGCAGTCGAGGCCGAAGAGCGCGCAGGCGGTGGCCGTGGCGACGCCGTGCTGGCCGGCGCCGGTCTCGGCGATCACCCGGGTCTTGCCCATGCGCTTGGTGAGCAGCGCCTGACCCAGCACGTTGTTGATCTTGTGGGAGCCGGTGTGGTTGAGGTCCTCGCGCTTGAGGAAGATCCGTGCGCCACCCGCTTCCGCGGCGAAGCGGGGGACCTCGGTGAGGGAGCTGGGGCGGCCGGTGTAGTGGACCAGCAGGTCGTCCAGTTCGCGGGCGAATTCGGGGTCGTGCTTGGCCTTGTCGTACTCGACGGCGACCTCGTCCACGGCGGCGACGAGGGCCTCCGGGATGAACTTGCCGCCGTAGGCGCCGAAGTAGCCTTCGGCGGTGGGGATCTGACCCTCCGGGTCGGGGATGAAGAACTCGCTGGGCATGCGGAAACCTCACGGTGAGTGTTGGTGGAAAACACGATTCGCCGTGGGGGCGGGGGTTGTGGGACGGCCTCAGGTCGTCAGTGGCTGGTCGCGCAGTTCCCCGCGCCCCTGGGGGGTTGCTGCCATCGCATGCCGTTCACTTGCCCCGGTTCGTCGCCGATGACGTACCGGACGCGGCGGCCGTGGACGCGCCTCGCCGGGGCTCGGCAGCCACGGGGGCGGCAGCCGCGCGCGAGGCGGGCGTACCGGTCCACGGTCGTCATGGTGGGAGTCATCGGGGCAAGCCTAGCGAAGGATCAGCCGCGGCCGTGCCGGAGGGCCGGGTGCTCGCCCGCCGCCACCAGGTCGGAGACCGCGGACTTGGGGTCCTTGCCGGTGACCAGGGACTCGCCGACCAGGACGGCGTCGGCGCCGGCGTTGGCGTACGCGATCAGGTCGTGCGGGCCGCGGATGCCCGACTCGGCGATCTTGACGAGGTGGGCGGGGATCTCGGGGGCGACCCGCTCGAAGGTGGAGCGGTCGACCTTGAGGGTCTTGAGGTTGCGGGCGTTGACACCGATGACCTTGGCGCCCGCGTCCACCGCGCGCTCGACCTCCTCCTCGTCGTGCACCTCGACGAGCGGGGTGAGGCCGATGGAGACGGCCCGCTCGATGAGGGACTCCAGGGCCGGCTGGTCGAGGGCGGCGACGATCAGCAGCGCGAGGTCGGCGCCGTACGCGCGGGCCTCCCAGAG encodes:
- the trpA gene encoding tryptophan synthase subunit alpha — protein: MSGNIRLLSDTLSAAKAEDRAALIAYLPAGFPTVDGGIEAIKAVFDGGADVVEVGLPHSDPVLDGPVIQTADDIALRGGVRIADVLRTVREAHTATGKPVLVMTYWNPIDRYGVERFTAELAEAGGAGCILPDLPVQESALWREHAEKHGLATVFVVAPSSKDERLGTITAAGSGFVYAASLMGVTGTRESVGAQAQDLVERTRATGSGLPVCVGLGVSDARQAAEVAGFADGVIVGSAFVKRMLDAPDHAAGIAAVRDLAADLAKGVRRQV
- the trpM gene encoding tryptophan biosynthesis modulator TrpM: MTPTMTTVDRYARLARGCRPRGCRAPARRVHGRRVRYVIGDEPGQVNGMRWQQPPRGAGNCATSH
- a CDS encoding thioredoxin domain-containing protein, with translation MSEKNRDGKRNARERLAAEREKQKAAERRRRTLIVAASVVCVLGLAAVIGIVAANAGKDDDSADAGPVVAPSGAQGKDALAIPVGKDDAKSTLTVWEDFRCPACKAFEAAYRPTIHELTESGQLRVEYHLVTLIDGNMGGSGSRNAANAAACAQNAGKFPAYHDVLFENQPEETDDAFAENDKLIELAGKVDGLDTPEFRTCVEKGTHNSWVAKSNQAFQDGRFGGTPTVLFNGKNIYQDQSMTPAKLKQMVEEANQG
- the trpB gene encoding tryptophan synthase subunit beta, which codes for MPSEFFIPDPEGQIPTAEGYFGAYGGKFIPEALVAAVDEVAVEYDKAKHDPEFARELDDLLVHYTGRPSSLTEVPRFAAEAGGARIFLKREDLNHTGSHKINNVLGQALLTKRMGKTRVIAETGAGQHGVATATACALFGLDCTIYMGEIDTQRQALNVARMRMLGAEVVAVKSGSRTLKDAINEAFRDWVANVDHTHYLFGTVAGPHPFPAMVRDFHRVIGVEARRQILESAGRLPDAAIACVGGGSNAIGLFHAFIPDTGVRLIGCEPAGHGVETGEHAATLTAGEPGILHGSRSYVLQDDEGQITEPYSISAGLDYPGIGPEHSYLKDSGRGEYRAVTDDAAMQALRLLSRTEGIIPAIESAHALAGALEVGRELGPDGLIVVNLSGRGDKDMDTAARYFGLYDTDAEVAADAAATAEIEGDAK
- the trpC gene encoding indole-3-glycerol phosphate synthase TrpC — encoded protein: MSVLDEIIDGVRADLAERQARVSLDELKERAAKAPAAKDGAAALRGDGVKVICEVKRSSPSKGALAAIADPAGLAADYEAGGAAVISVLTEQRRFGGSLADLEAVRARVDIPVLRKDFIVTSYQLWEARAYGADLALLIVAALDQPALESLIERAVSIGLTPLVEVHDEEEVERAVDAGAKVIGVNARNLKTLKVDRSTFERVAPEIPAHLVKIAESGIRGPHDLIAYANAGADAVLVGESLVTGKDPKSAVSDLVAAGEHPALRHGRG